Proteins co-encoded in one Gopherus evgoodei ecotype Sinaloan lineage chromosome 4, rGopEvg1_v1.p, whole genome shotgun sequence genomic window:
- the MDM4 gene encoding protein Mdm4: MTSSTSEQHPASENACRIALGQANQVQPKLPLLKILQAAGAHGEIFTLKEVMHYLGQYIMVRQLYDKRQQHMVYCGGDQLGELLGLESFSVKDPSPVYDMLKRNLTSVTITDAAQTLALAKDQSVDNPSQDQLKQTSTEGSSDTEGTEDKSVAPALSTSQRSYGNCEDKDLRENLSKSKKPKLDLVFEEWDVAGLPWWFLGNLRNNYKSRSNGSTDIQTNQDIDTAIVSDTTDDLWFLNESASDQYNVAVKVETVDCEEVGKESDKKVIEVTCTDDLEDSQSLSDDTDVEAASEDCWQCTKCKKFNSPVKRYCYRCWALRKDWYSDCPKLAHSLSLSTIDTIQGKKDDEGIDVPDCRRTVSAPVCRPKDLHTGECESHVDPGSSMESLGLTQECKVQEPQMHFGERKKEEVVEWQENIKNLLNPCLLCQKRPRDGNIIHGRSGHLVACFRCAKMLKKGKLPCPVCKKPIQMVIRIFMG, from the exons GTACAACCGAAACTGCCACTCCTGAAGATTCTGCAAGCAGCAGGTGCACATGGTGAAATCTTCACGTTGAAGGAG GTCATGCATTACCTGGGACAGTATATAATGGTGAGGCAGCTATATGATAAGCGGCAACAGCACATGGTGTACTGTGGAGGGGATCAACTGGGAGAATTGCTGGGACTGGAGAGCTTCTCTGTGAAAGATCCAAG CCCAGTTTATGACATGCTGAAAAGGAACTTGACTTCTGTTACTATTACAG ATGCTGCACAGACTCTTGCTCTCGCAAAGGATCAGAGCGTCGATAATCCAAGCCAAGACCAGCTGAAG CAGACTAGCACAGAGGGAAGCTCTGACACTGAGGGAACGGAGGACAAAAGTGTTGCTCCTGCTTTGTCTACCTCACAGCGCAGCTATGGAAACTGCGAAG ACAAAGACTTAAGAGAAAACCTCTCAAAAAGCAAAAAGCCCAAGTTGGATCTGGTGTTTGAGGAGTGGGATGTAGCTGGCCTTCCATGGTGGTTTTTAGGAAATCTGAGAAACAACTACAAGTCCAGAAGTAACGGGTCAACAGACATACAGACCAACCAG GACATAGACACTGCCATTGTTTCAGATACTACTGATGACTTGTGGTTCCTCAATGAATCTGCATCGGATCAATACAATGTTGCCGTCAAAGTGGAGACAGTGGACTGCGAAGAAGTGGGGAAAGAGAGTGACAAAAAG GTGATTGAGGTTACGTGTACTGATGACCTCGAGGATTCTCAGTCCCTAAGTGACGACACAGATGTAGAAGCTGCCTCTGAG GACTGCTGGCAATGCACCAAATGCAAGAAGTTTAACTCTCCAGTCAAACGGTACTGTTACCGCTGCTGGGCCTTACGGAAGGACTGGTACTCGGATTGCCCCAAGCtagctcattctctctctctgtccaccATTGATACTATTCAAGGCAAAAAGGATGATGAGGGAATCGATGTCCCAGACTGCAGAAGGACCGTGTCTGCTCCAGTTTGCCGACCCAAAGATCTGCACACAGGTGAATGTGAGTCCCATGTAGACCCTGGCAGCTCTATGGAGTCGCTGGGTTTGACACAAGAATGCAAGGTCCAGGAGCCACAGATGCATTTTGGTGAACGCAAAAAGGAAGAAGTAGTAGAATGGCAAGAGAATATTAAAAATTTGTTGAATCCCTGCCTTCTATGCCAGAAGAGGCCACGGGATGGGAATATTATACATGGAAGGTCTGGTCACCTAGTGGCTTGCTTCAGATGTGCGAAAATGCTGAAGAAAGGGAAATTGCCATGTCCAGTGTGCAAGAAACCGATCCAGATGGTGATCAGAATCTTCATGGGGTAG